The Entelurus aequoreus isolate RoL-2023_Sb linkage group LG04, RoL_Eaeq_v1.1, whole genome shotgun sequence nucleotide sequence caattattttagtaTTATACAAAGTTTCCAAGACTGAAGTGTGTTAAAAGTATCCAGTAATAAActtgtccgcatcattcaacagtGCTTAGAGAAGTATTTAAATTAgcaggtgtcgccaaaaaaaaccaattaccactccacttcaacttagagTAAAGTATTTGTCATGACCCTTCGCCCGGGTCATGTCTTGATTTATGTTTAGTAGCTTTTTTCCCATGTTTAAGTCTGTTTAGGTTCTCTACCTTCTTTCCTTTCATTTACTTTTGGTTGCCATGGACACTAATTGTTTGCACCTGCCTTCGATTTGTTGATTAGCGTCCTCACTTGCCCTTTATATACTGGTGTTTTCCAGCTTTTAGTTGCTCGGTCAATGTTCGCTTTACGCAACAATTACTTTTTCCTGTTTTCGCCACACTTGGAAGTTTTTTCATCGTCTCAGACTTTCACACTGTTCGTCCGTTGGCAACGTTTTGGTTTGTTGGCTCCATGCTATCCTTGTTTTTgagcttttgtatttttttgccccTTCCTACAAGAAATAAATtagactcttacctgcacgctgcttatACCGCTTTCCTCAATATGTGAGGACACAACCGTTGCAGCAATGCGACCCGAAGATAACAGTATTATGTATTGATTTATCATACCTACCATTGCTCGCTCGGTAATTGCACTTGATGAAATCTCAACACTACATAatagtaaatgtatatatattttgtgctgatatcgtatcggctcAATATCGGTATCTATACTTAAGCTTCCAATATCGGTATCTCATTGGATGTGCAAAAGTTGTATTGGCACACCCCTAACCTCGAGCAACTAACCATGGAAACCACCACCTACCAAGCTACCTACCATGGACTATCCTGACTATTCAAGCATCTAAAAATACACCTATTCTGTATGCTTAGTAGGGGTGCTGAAAAATATCGATTCCCACCCTAAACACGATTATTTAATCTGATTCTAATTAGATTAATcattttcaataattttttttaggactACATGTTTTAaaagacaggctccagcaccccaagagggacaggtggtaaaaaatggatggatggcattattTAGGCCACCTTAGCGCTGACTAGCTGCAGGTATACATAATATATCAGCAACCATGAGGAGCTGTTGTAACCTGTAACCAGTTTTGAAATGGTTGTATTATAATTTGTATTCCAAGTAACGTATAgtgagaatcagtttgaattaagaatcatgtCGAATCGAGAATggtttctgaatcgaatcgtcacccccaagaatcggaatcaaattGAATCGATTTTTGAGTTGAAATTTCTTGGAAATAGTGGATTTTCTAACAAAAtctacttttgtctttaaaagttGTAGTAATGCTACCTCGAATATTAAACATGATTACATGTTTTACTGTCTTTCCAGATTGTGGGATTCCTGCTTCCTCTTCTGGCCAACTTGGTTTGTTCCTCACTGGTCCTGAGAACGCTACGTCGTCCAGTGACAGTTGGCCATGGCTGTGACAGCAAGCGTCGTGTCCTGAGGATGATTCTGGTCCATCTTGGCATCTTCATCATCTGTTTTGTCCCGTATAACTCCAACCTCTTCCTCTATGCCCTGGTGAGAACTCAGGCCTTGGTTAACTGCTCTGTAGAGCGCTTCGCCCGAACTCTGTATCCCATCACTTTGTGTCTGGCTAGCCTTAACTGCTGCTTAGACCCTGTGGTCTACTACTTTACCTCGGAGAGTTTCCAAAAAAGTTTGTCCCTGGGAAGCAAAGGGTCCGGTTCCCGACCTGAGAGTATTCCCCGCAGCGACACTGAGACCCAGGACCCGGCAAACACACTCCCAAGAGACACACACACTTTGGCCAGGAATGGAAAAGACATTAAAGTATCAGAAAGTCAATTTTGatgagaggaagaagaagagttgAACAAGGACAAATGGGTTTAAGAGACCTTGGATTTGAAAAATTGTTTGTCCTGGAAATGACAAATGCATAACTGAGCAGATTAGCTAAATCCTGGTGTAAATCCTCAAGTATGGTCTGGGCTTTACCAATTAATCCACCTCTTGGAATCAAAGGAATGTATCTGTTTATTATTAACAATCTGCAACCGGACACAAACAGACATAAGGAACTTCTTCGAATAACTCAGGCACAACACTCATGCACTGGATGTTTAACTACTGTATATTAAATGTTTATAACTTACTGACCTACATGTTATTGTTTAAATTGCAATGAAATACAGTACATTGTCATTGTTTATTGTGGTGGCACCCATTATTAACACACTACATTAAATCTGGGGTGGGAAGACACAATATGTCTTGTGCTGAGGTTTAGAGCCATTAAATCATTGTTTTGATTTGCTTTCATTACGGTATTATTTCAGTATCCTGTTTCTCTCAGTTTGTTAGTTTGGTCAAACCCACCGGGGCTACCCAGTTGTACGTTTGAACTCAGAAGTTGTCTCCTTGTTTTCagcaggcagacagtgtgctctTGTCGGTGTGATCCCATTGAGGACCTTGGCCTGTTTGCGTGTCATAGGCCAAATGCTTATTACG carries:
- the LOC133648942 gene encoding lysophosphatidic acid receptor 4-like isoform X2, which translates into the protein MCPPWFGEGLPGGSPADTSDPDISSFSPPDHDILVFYNVNRHWPFGDGLCKISGTAFITNIYGSMLFLTCISVDRFLAIVYPFRSRSIRTRRNAAMVCAAVWLTIVGGGISVTFFSTINSTNRATTCFEGFSKSTWRTYLSKITIFIEIVGFLLPLLANLVCSSLVLRTLRRPVTVGHGCDSKRRVLRMILVHLGIFIICFVPYNSNLFLYALVRTQALVNCSVERFARTLYPITLCLASLNCCLDPVVYYFTSESFQKSLSLGSKGSGSRPESIPRSDTETQDPANTLPRDTHTLARNGKDIKVSESQF